CGAAATGGTTGGCTCGTTATATTCAGGACCGACCGCACAGCCAGACAACAGAACAGCGAGTGCAATAGGAGCTAACCTTAGCGTTTTATTGCGACAAGATTGAAAAGATTTCATTGTATTTCTCCTACACTTGCTGTGTTTCTGGAACAGATGATTCACGAGCCTGACTATCGGGGTCAGCCGCCTTTTCTTTATAAGCCAATTTATAAAATGCAGGCATTACAAACAGAGATAACACCGTCGCAGCAGCCAAACCACCAATAATGGTTGCTGCCATCTGATCGAAAAGAAGATCACTCAGTAGTGGGATCATGCCAAAGGCTGTCGTCAAAGCCCCCATGGATATTGCTAATGTACGGTTTATTGTTGCTTCTTTAATTGCCTCTGATAACGATTTTCCGTTGGCTCTTTCAAGTTCGATTTGATCAATTAACACGATGCCGTTTTTAATAATCATCCCCATCAAAGTGATCGCGCCAATCAGTGCCATAAAGCCAAATGGCTTACTAAAGCCCAGTAAGGCAAACGTCGCACCTGTTGCTGCCAATGGTATGGTCGCAAGAATAATGACCGGCTGCTTAAAGCCATTAAACATATAAACCAGAATAACGACCATGATTAACAACGCTTTTGGTAATTGGTTCATGATGTCAGAGACGGCTTTATATTCGTCATAGTATTCACCACCCCACTCCATGCTATAACCCGGTGGCAATTCTATCGCTTCAATCTGTTCAAGCACTGCATTGCGCACGTTTGCAGGTGTTGTTGAACGATCGACGCCGGCTTGAGCCGTTATGGTTTTTACTCGATCGCGACGCCAGATCATAGTCTCTTCGGTACTTAACTCAAATCCATCAACAACCTGCCCAAGTGGAACCGTATGCAAACCAAGTAGAGACTTAACCGGTAGTGTTTCAAGAGAAGACATAGATTGATCTGAAGATCTTAATTGAATAGGTATCAACTCGTCATTTAGGTTCATCTGCCCTAGCGGCATGCCATTGGATGCTCTCTTCATTGCAAACGCAATATCCGCTCGGTTGATACCTGCTCGACGCGCCTTTTCTTGGTTAACAAGAGGCTTAATGACTTTACTTTGTTGACGCCAATCATCTCTCACATATTTAGAACCGGGATCTGTCGCCATGATCGCTTTTGCTTGGTCCGCCAAGTCGTGTAGAACATTCACATCTGGACCGGAGAACCGTGCTTCTACAGAATATTTGTCCGATGTCGCTAACTTAAGTCCTCTAAAGCGTGGTTCAGCATCTGAAAACTGCTCGGAAAGCCATTTATCACCACGCTCTACAAGAGTAGAAATGGCATGATAATTTTGTACATTTATTAGAACTTGGCCGTAAGCCGTATCGAGTGGTTCAGGTTCTACCGTTACAGAAAACCTTGGCACACTAGCGCCTATAGAGGATGAAATACTCTCAACCTCTGGCTGTTCCAATAGCCATTCCTCAATTTTCTTCATATCGCTCGACGTTTGTTCAATCTTCGCGCCATTTGGTAGCCAATAGTCTAAAAACACGATCGGGCGATCAGACTGAGGGATAAAGTTAATCGCTACTGACGGTACTGCTATCGCAGTCACCGCTATGAGTGGTATTAAAGCACTCAGTGCTTTCACCGGGTGATCAACGGTCCAACTTATCCATTTTTTGTAAAGACTGCTTTTGTTTGAAGATGTTTGCTTACTCGGCTTGATGAATATCCAACACATCAGCGCCGTAAAGGTCACCGCAACCAACCACGACAACAATAATGACGAAGCAATAATGTAAAATACCGAACCTGCGAATTCAGCGGCATCTGTTTTAGAAAACAGCACCGGACTCGCACCCATAATGGCTATAATCGTCGCACCTAGCAGTGGCGTTGCGGTTTCTTTAACGGCCTCAATTGCGGCCTGCGTTCTCTCTAATCCCTTATTTAACTTCGCTATGATCATATCAGTAACCACAATCGCGTTATCCACCAACATACCCAACGCAAGGATAAAGGTACCTAATGAAACACGATGCAAAGATATGTCGACAACGTTCATATAAATGAGCGTAAGCAAAATGGTCAGAAGCAAGCTCCCTCCAACAATTGCAGCACTCTTAAAGCCCATGAATATCAACAGCACGATAAAGACGATCCCAACGCTTTCGAGAAGATTTCCGACGAAATTATCTATCGATTTCTGTACTTCTTCTGGCTGAAAAGCCACTTTGGTAATCTCAACACCTAGCGGTAAACTTGCTTGATAAGTATCAATAATTGTGGTGATCGTATCGCCTAAAGATACGACATTAATCCCTTGACCAGGACTTACCGCAAGCGTTACTGAAGGCACACCATTAAAGCGGTTTTCTACTAACGCTGGTGTTTTGTAACCCATAGTAACGTCCGCGATATCACCTAAACGGATGATTGAAGAACCAAAGTTACTCACTCCCCCTTTAATCACTAAATTTCGGATATCTTCCAGCGATTGGAACTCACTACTTTGATTAACTCGAATTCGCTCAGTCCCAACATCAAACTTTCCTGCTTCGAACGTCATATTTTGACTATTCAGTTGACTCCAAACTTGAGCGAGAGATAGACCATACTGCGAAAGTCGCTCATCTGGCATATCGATATAAACGGTTCTTGGTTGAACACCATGTAACTCGACTTTTTTAATCCCAGTTACGCTTTTGATTTGACGTTGAAGTTCTTCGCCGTATTCACGTAACTCTTCAGGCTTAGCGTCATGGCTATGAATGGCAAAAAGCATCCCATAGACTTCTGAAAATTCATCTTGAACAATGCTAATCTGCGCCGTACTTGGTAGCGTCAGCTTAACGTCTTCAACTTTGCGACGTAACAGATCCCACTGTTGTGGCAACTCTTTCGAATTAAGGCTCTCTTTAATATCGACAAATACCATAGACATACCCGGTCTGGATAACGAACGTAAGCGGTTCAATTCACCCATTTCCTGGAGCTTGGTCTCTATAGTGTCGGTAACTTGCGCTTCCACTTCTTGAGCGGAAGCACCTGGATAAAGTGTCACAACGACGGCAGTTTTTACCGTAAAGCTTGGATCTTCGAGCTTACCTAAATCAAAGTAAGAGTATATACCTGCAACGATACTTATCACGGTAAAGATCAGCACAAACGTTCGCTGACGAATCGCAAACTCAGCTAGATTGAACATGGTTTTTCCTTATTGATTTCTTATGGTTAGCTTGCTGGCACTGTCACCGTCACGAAGGTAGTTTGAACCACTTACCACCACATAATCACCACTGTTCATCGCTCCAGTGATACAGGCTTGATAAGCATCCAACGAAGTAAGCTCTACGGGTATTTGGGCCACTTTTTCCTCTCTTACTAGGTTGACGAACATGGTCTCTTTTTGCCCAACAATGGCGGAATAAGGTACGCAATATGAGGCATCAGAATCGCCGTTCTGGGTTCTCACCGTCACTGATTTTCCGGGAAATACCGACTCATTCTGGTAATCAAGTGCATACGTCACTGCATAAGTTTGTTTTATTAGGTGTGGCATTGGGGAAATTTCAATCACGCGTGCATCGAGAAATTCACTCGAGTCATACCAAGATACTGAGCCATGTTGACCTATTTTGAATAACTCAATCAGATTTTCGGGTACATCTACTTCAACTTCTAATTGTTTATTGTCTTGCAGTGTTATAACTGGAATGCCAGGGAGTGCTTGCTCATATTGTTCAAACTCTATGCTGGCAACCACGCCATCAAAAGCAGCCCGAAGCTCTGTGTATTTGAGCATGTCATTCGCTCGTTGAATATTTTTATCCACGACTTTTATTGCGGACAAAGAACGCTCGTATCCACTGATTGCTCGGTCGAGATTAACGCTAGCAATAGCATCATCTTTCGTCGCTTGCTTTACTCGTCTTAGCTCTGAATTTGCTAATTTATGCGCCGACAGAGCTTCTAACTTTCTCGCCTGTAACTCTTCTAAAGTCACTTGATAATCATGCGGGTCTAGACGAGCGATTAACTGACCTTTTACGACTTCTTGCCCCGTTTTTACCAATATTTGATCTATTGTTCCCGGGACACGAAAAGCCAATCCAGCCTGCTCATGAGAGTAAACTGTACCGTTGAAGGTTTTCGTCATTAATGCGTTAGGGTTTTGAAGTTGGACAACTTGCAGGGTCCGGTATTCAGGGGCGTTGTTGGCGGTCACTTGCGCTTGATTGCAACCAATAAGCGATACAGCGCTGACCGAGCAAATAATTAAATGGGATAACTTGTTCATAAAATAGCTCCTTTAGTTGCGAGCTATTCTAATCACTAATCAATTATGGATAATCCTTCATCTGCAAGTCTTACTGTCACGTTTATTGAGACAATTGAGTGTATTTAGGCACTTGTTCTAATAGTTTTTAGGTACTTCTTCCAATAGATAATCGATAAGAGTTTTCGTTGCTAGATTAAGTGTCTTAGGCTGGTTATAGAGTATGTAACCGTGCTCTTCTATCACAGATGATTGACTCAATATTTGCACTAACCTGCCATCAGCTATTTCATCTGCAACCAAAATTTTAGGTAAAAACGCAATTCCTCTACCTGAAATAGTCGCACTTTTCAAAAACGCAACACTGTTAGAGACCAACTTTGAATTAACGGTAATGCTAGTATGCTCGAAATGCCACCGTTTATCGACTTCACCCGTTGGCCATCGCAGACATATAGCATGATGATTCGTTAGCTCCTCAACACAAGAAGGCTGACCGAATTTGTCAATATAACTCTGCGAAGTAACCAAACATCGGTCGAGCTGTATAAGCTTACGAGCAACCAAGTCTGAATCGATAAGCTCACCACCATGAAAAGAGATATCCAAACCCTGGTTGTGCATATCAATAAAGCCGTTACTTATCACCCGAACATCAAGCTCAACATCAGGATAGCGATCAAGAAAACTAAATAGAATTGGTTGAAGAATATCATGGGTTTCTGAGACAAGACCCAGCTTCACCTTGCCTTTTATGGTGTCTGCATTATGTATCAAGGCTTGATTAGCAGAATCAATCATCTCAACCGCTTTGAGCAAATCAAGATAATAGGACTCACCTTGATTGGTTAATGACAAGCTTCGCGTTGTACGGTGGAAAAGTGGCGTACGTAATGTGCTTTCTAAATCATTAATACGGCGACTCACATTTGCTCTGGGTAAATCAAGTGCATTAGCCGCTGCAGTAAAACTGCCTAACTCGACTACCTTAATAAACAGTTTTAAATCACTAACCTTCAACAGTTGCTCTCCATCCAATTACAAACCTTACATTTAATATTACTGACAATCGCTATTGTCGCCTAGTAATAATATATAAACCACCACAATACGCTTCTAGAACAACAAGTAGAAATTCGTAACCAATTGTCACATTTTGTGTAACAGAGAATCTCCATACTTACGGTTTATGCTGCAGCGCAAAATAGATAAGATCATCTCTCGTCGCCCAAAAGGTAACATCGTGAATAAGCTCTTACTAACATTGATTGTCGTTGCATGCTTTAACGCTTACGCTAACCAGCCACTATATTCCTACGCACAATCGCCTCTTCATTCGAACGTATTATCACTCCAGTTACGTGATGCTAACCCACAACCCATTGGGTCGTTCGAACTAAAAACAGCTTACACTCAAGCAAGTATTTGGGCCGAAACCAATGAGTTTATGTTTGACTACTATCAAAACAGCGTGGATTTAGCGCTCTCTTATCAAGTAAATACTATTTGGAAATCTGAGGTTGCATTCAAACGAATCAAAGCAAAAGATAATGGGTTAGATGAACTGACGAAAAACTTCCATGACCTGTTTGGTATCGGGCACAACGGTCGGGATGAAGTTCCACAAGATCGGTTTTATTTATCTATCCCAAATGAGAGTATCGAAATCAGTGACTTTAAAGGTGAAACCCTAACGAGGTCGATTTCCTCATATAATGAGTTAAGTCTGTACCAGAGTAACCCACTATCAATATCAGCAGGCGCTACGCTTTATTATAACGATGTCCACGACGGTCCATTCGCACGAACCAGTTTTGAACAAGGCATACAACTAAATACTCGCTATTCTGCCAGTGTCTACCATCTCTACTCTTCGCTTGGGTTGGTACACCGTAACAGCGATGTATCTGAAACTGTGTTGGTAGATTCTGCCGGCTTTGTTTCTGTTGGGTATCAATATGATTTTAATAATGTTCATAGCCTTCTAGTTGAATCTCATAACTACAAGGGGTGGGCAACCTCCAATACAACCTTTGCAGAACCATCGAATGAAGTATTGCTGGGCTATCGCTACCGCCAGTCAAATACTGCTGTGGAGGCATTTATGACTGAAAATGTTAGAAACATGGATAACAGTACTGATATCGCCTTCACCATCGTAATACGAGTACGGCTTTAACAACTCGTAATACTGGTTAACGCGTCTCTCATCATTCACTATTCGATCAAACCTTCAAGCGACAACATGCTCTTATTGTCTCAATTTATAGAACAGTGAATCTTTGTTCTAAAGGGTTACTGAATCGTACTTCAATAGTAAAATCAACGCTGGTTAAGTCACCTTTAATGGCAAGTCTCATGAGATCAATTTCCATCCTTCTTTTTACCTTAGTATCTATTGCTGGATGCAGTTCCAAAGGTACAACCAGCAATCAATCCATACAACCCACTCAGAAATCATCTTACTCGCTTTCAGAGACATCACGCCAGCAACACTCGACTACGGCAGTATTATTAACCTTTTCAGGAGGAGGGACGCGTGCGGCCGCTCTTTCGTATGGTGTTCTAAAGGGACTTAACGAAATCAACTACAATTCCCTTCAAGAAGAATCCAGTTTGCTCGATCAAGTGATGGCTATTAGCTCTGTTTCAGGAGGAAGTTTTACTGCGGCCTATTACGGCCTATACGGTGAACAAGTATTCGAGCGCTTTGAACAAGATTTTCTGTATCGTGATGTTTCCCGTGGGTTGTTAGATATGTTAATTAGTCCTAAGTATGTTTTTTCTAATCAAACTCGCACCACAGCCGCCGCTAATTTCTACAACGAGTCCCTATTTAAAGATCAAACCTTCGCAGACATGCGAGAAGATGGACCCCTCATCATTATTAATGCGAGTGACTTAGGTGGCGGAGTCCGTTTTTCCTTTTTACAAGAGTATTTTGACTTACTTTGTTCGGATATCCTTCAATACTCGGTTTCAGACGCGGTCACGGCTTCTTCAGCGGTACCGATAATTTTTGAACCTGTTGCGCTAAGAAACTTCGACCAATGTGAAAGCCGATCTTTTTACAGCGAGAATGTTCAGAGCTCTCCTCATGTGAAAAGCACTTTAAAAGGCTTAGACAGTTATGCAAACAAAAAGGAACGCCCTTACGTACATTTAGTCGATGGTGGTATTACTGACAACCTTGGACTTTTGGCCTTTTACGACATCACGCAGAGTAACCTCTCTTTCTTCAATAGACTGTCTAACAATATCGACACCGTTGTCATCATTGCCGTAGATGCATCAACACAGCCAAAAACAAGCATAGATAGCACAATTGAACCTCCTTCAACGGCAAGTACTATCAATGCGGTAACCGATATTCAACTGCACCGATACAATGATATGTCTAAACATTTAATCATCGAAAAGCTAACACAGTGGGAGCGAGAAAGTGCGGAACGAACGACGCATTTTATCGATATAAATCTAAATAACTCCGTCGACGTCAGTTCTATGAACGCAATTCCAACAGATTTTAAATTAGAGCGAGATCAAGTGGATGCACTGATAGGTCATGGCTATCAACAAATCATGGAGCACTCATCGCTTAGGTATTTAGAATAACTTTCCCCGCGACTACCCTTTGATTTTATGATGCAGCCTGCATTATCGTGGTTGAAATCGCGTCTTGTTGAATGTTTAAATATCGCTGCCACTGTTCAAACGAATCTTGTCTCAGTTCATGGACCAAATTATTAGGCCTGACAATATCTAGTAAGCGATGTGCTTGCGGAGTATAAAAAGGTAAATGCGGATCGACGACTGAAATATGCTTAAGATCATGCCCAAACTGATGCCAAAATTCGCTGTCTTTTACGACTTTCCTCGTTTGGCTAACCTGCTCTAAGTATGCGCCACCTAAGCTCGCATTTAGATGCATGGTATAGACCTCGTCGGAGATATCGAGATGATGAATTCGCTTTTCGAGCCAATCTATTGCCGAATGTTGTGAAGACAAGTTTGGATTGGTTGCCATCATGTGGCCTGTATCTAAACAAATGCCACAGTTATCGTAATCAACGCGCGAGCGCAGATAGTCATACTCGTGGCGAGATTCTAACGTAAAGCTTTTCTTCCACCAAAGGTTCTCAAAAAGCAGTTTTTTTGAGAATGAACTTGCTGCTAATGCCTGATTGAGCAAACTGGCGCACAAATCTAATGAATATTGAAGTGACCAAGGAAAACGTTGAGTATAAATACCTTTCTGATCGCAAATAACAGGATGAAAAACCACGTATTCAACATCGAGTTGTTCGGCCAAATTGAAATACTGACTATACACCGCAACTAGATCTTCGTAGCTCGTAACGCCAAAAAGTTGTTCTACGGTTCGCCAATTTTCACAGTAATCGAGTAGGTCTTTTTTACTTCCAAGCAGTAAATGGAAATAGGGATGAAACGGAAGATGAAGTCCAACTGTATGTGGCTTTACCTTTTCTGTATTGGTTGACAATGCATATAGGTTACCTTCTAAACCATCTAAGCCATTCTGCTTAGCAAATAGTATTAACGAATCTTCACTTTGAAACATGCCACTTTGTTTAATGTCTAGATTTAAGTTAACCAGTTGTTTCATTGCGGGTACCAAACTATGTATGAATGTAGGCCAATATGCAGATATTTTTCACACCTATTTGATGCTATTTGTTGTCTGAGAAAAACTGAGACATATTTCGAAATTCTGTTGGGGAAATATCAGTATGCCTTTTAAAAAATTTTGCTAAATTTGTGGGTTCATTAAATCCCAGACTAAAAGCGATTTCTGAAATTGGTGCAGAGGTATACCCAATCAATCGTTTTGCTTCTAATAGTAATCTTGCATCTATTACCTGTTTAGCTGACATACCCTTAACTTTTTTACATACCGAGTTGAGTCGCTTAACAGACACCCTTAAATCTTCAGTGTAATCACTCACGTTATGTCGTTGATTGAATGACTTCTCTATTTGATCACTAAAGATTTGAAAACATCTAAACTCTTTGCTTCGATAAACATCTTGTTTGGTGTAACTGTTTCTAAAAAATATTTTGTACAAAATGCTTTGCAGCAAGTTTCTTTGTAGGCTGCCACTGACCATATCTTGGTGTGAGTGACATTCTTCGTACAGCATATTGAATTCACGTCCTACTAAATCCAACAAACCATCCATGATATCGACGCTTCGAATCGCTTTAGTAACCGCGTGATTAGCTGAGAGGTTATCTACAGGGAAGATTTCTGAATCTTGAAAGGTAATTATGTATCCGTCCCAATGAAAATTAGAATCAAAGTAATGGACCTGTAATGGGCTCAGAACGAGCAACGTACCAGGTCGACAATGGAACAATTTATTATCGATGTAGTGGTAACCATTCCCTTCTGTTATTAAAATCAATACATAAAAATCGACGCGATGGGGCTGGGTTATCTCGACTTTCCCTCGGCGATAGATTAAATCCTTGACCGAATCAGCCGTGATACCTAAAAGGTAGCTGTCATTATCAAATCGAATATTGCTGATCATAATTGTTATTTATCTCTGGCTTCTCAATAGATTACTACTTATAGAATAACCAGATTCAGCCTTGCCTAAAGATACAATCAACACCATAACCGATACATTTCCGCCTTTAATGACAAAATTGACATTAATCATTTATTCGCCAAATACATTCCCGCAGGCGAACCTACAGGAATGATTGATTAAGCTATCGTTTTTTGCTTGTCACTCAAAATAAGTAATACTTTTAACAAGATAGCACCACCGATTATAATGGCGGTTCCTACAAAGCCGAGGAAATACCAACCTGCGTTCCCTTCATTCTCACCTAGCAGAGTAAATGCCCCTGCGATGGTCAAAATTAAAGAGAACCACCAGCCCATTGTTAACGTCCATTTCCACCAATTCATATTAAGGCCATAGTCTTGCGCCCAAAGCTTTGCTGATTGATAAATAAACATTTGAGCGGCACCAAGTACCATCCAAAAAATCGGGTCTAAAACCGTTGATTGTGGAAACATTAGAATCCCTCCCAGTTGCCGTCGTAATCCCAGTCTTTATTAATACCTTTAAAGAACTCTTCTGAACGCAACCATTCTGGTGGTTGGTGGTAGTTCGCTAAACGGCCACCATTGTGCGGTGCGGCGTAGGCTTCTGCGTCTGGGTAGTAGAAAAAGTTGTGCTGCATCGCGAGCAGCGCTTTTCGTGTTATACCGGTTGGGTCTCTTGGATCCGCTTCTTTCACCAGTGCGTGTATCCAGTTATTTCTGCGAGTGTAAGGACATACGGCAATACAAACACGACACCCTTGCTGACCATCAGATGGTAACGATGACCAGAAACGGAAGCAGCTATCCTGATTAAACTCAAAAATCTTATAACCTCGCTGCACAATATCGGGTTCATCAGCCATGCTAATAGAACCACTTGGGCAAGAAGTTGCACAGATCTTACATTCGTTACAAAAATCTCGTACGCCAATATCGATAGGCTTGTCGTATTCAAACTCTAGATCCGTTACGACACACGCAAGGCGAATGTTCGGCCCTACTTCTGGTGTAATCAAACTGCCGTTCCGTGATGATTCTCCTAAACCCGCTTTTACAGCTAATGGTGGCAGTGTCATTTCATAATCACCACCGGGAACCATTGCACGACCAGCCCAGCCTAAACGGTTTAAGAAGACTTCTAGCTTACCGGCCGCAAAACGTACCACACTGTATGCTTCATAAGATGTGCCGTATCCTGGAGCGGCATACATACCATCCCAACTCATTGGTACACCTAGCACAATAACGGACTTCCAGTGATCGGGGATTTTATCGCCCCAATGTTCGCCGCCGCCTTCCATACCTCGCATGATATTTTTAAACACAAAATCCGGATCAACTTTTGTGATACCAACAAAGCTACAGCCCATTTGGTTGGCTACTTTCTTAATCAATTTTGTTGCATGAGCAGGGGTTTTGAATTCGCGTTTCTTAACAATAGGTCGGTTCTTATTGGCCTCTTTTCCGTCTGAAGCAGAATCGGTACTAATTGTTGCGCCACCTGAAGAGGGGTCGCCATACTGATCATCATAAATACTTTTATAATCAGCGATTGACGGGTCACCTTCTGGAGGGAGTGGCCAATTAACCGACACGCCATTTTCGCCATACATTGAAGCATGGTTAGCATGGTCATAAGCATGCGAAATGAGGAAACGATCAAGATATTTATGTTGCATCTGACCAGAGATTGCTCGTTGTTTAAACGCTTCCATCATTTCAGGCCAACGCTCCGGCCATTTAGAATAATAACGGACAACGCGCTCATCTGGACAGGTCTTAGGCCCCAAGCTAGGATCCCAACCTCCGTGAATCGCCTTTCCAATCATGTCCAAGCGCCAGAATAGGAAATCTTCACGATCAGGACGCTCAGTCTTACCTACCTTAATTAACGTCGGAGCCCAGTCTACTTGGAAAGGTTCTCGATCAAAGAACATATCCTTACCAGCAGCCGTTCTACCCCAACCAGTATCTTGGTCTGGTTCCCTTCCGAGTACAAAGCCCGTAGCCGCACCAACTCCAACGGTGGCTACTGCGGCGGTCGCACCTCCTAATTTCAGGAAATTACGGCGGCCCTCATTCGGAGCCTTTTCTTCTTCTTTCATTACATTGCTTCCTTAAAGTTCGGGTAAATCTGTGAATTACCCAATAACAATTGCTAAATTCTTCCTGATATCTGTATATTCCTGCGTATATTTAATTCGCAGTTGCGGGGCATTTTCTAGGAGCTTAATGTAAGCTATCTCTGCTTCTTCCCAGCGTTTAGCCCAGTAAAGAACGTTAAATTTCATTTCAAGATTTTGGGTGTCAAATGGCTCTAAAGAGAGCAATTCATTAATATCGACCAAGGCTTCATTCCAGTTTTCAAGGTGAATATTAGAGTTCCCTCGGATATAACGTAAATCAACCGCTTTAGGGTGCGTTATTAAGTAGCGAGTAACGAGTTCAATCACCTTTTTATATTCTTTAAGCTCAAAGCAAACAACACTCTCAACTTCATCGAGTTCTAGTACATCGTTTCCAAATAATGCTCTCGCTTTTTTAATATATTCAGAACTTTTAGAAAACTCTTTGGTAGCGTTAAGACAAGCACAAATCGTGAGATAACCGCCAATAACTTTTTTATCTATATCGATAACTTGTTTAGAATATTCAATAGCAGTATCAAACTGTTCAAGTTGATAATTGAGATAAGCAAGGTTTAATAAACTACCAATATGTTTTGGGTCTTTTTCTAGGCTCTCTTTGTAAAAGCTAGCGGACGCTTTGGCTTCACCGCTAATGCCTGCACAAAACCCCAAATGGAAAAGGGGCTCAGCAGAGTCTGGGCTTTTTTCACAAGCATTGATAAAGCAATGTTTAGCTTGATCGAGAATACCAATCTGCATCAGAGCGCGGCCAAAATTAATAAAGTAATCCGCGCTCGCATCCATTTCAATAGGCTGTAACACCGTAAGAGCTAGTTCTGGCTGTTGATTACGCAATAATATTTCACTGGCTATTACTTTTATATCCATGTTCAATTTACTTCTTGAACCATTAATATAAAAACTCGTTACTCGCTTTTGTGCTTCTTGTACAAGTTGTTGTTCATTATTATTTAGCGTTGATACCATGAACTGCACTTCATTCTTTAATGAATGCATAGCTTCTTCATATTTGGCTTGCCACTCTTCTTTTGTTGCATCAATATCTAAGATAAGAAATAGCTCTTCTACCCAGCCAACATTATTACTATTCATTAATTTACGACCCCATAAAACCTTATATTAAGTAGGTTATAGAATTGCGCTGAGGTCTAAAGGTAGAAATAGCAAGGTGATGGATATAAATCGTCCGTTAGAATTAACTTTGATTAAAATCAATTTTATAAAAATCACCTAAAAATGAATCATGATTGATAAATATCAACCTTATTTAATATTGGACTCGATGTATCTGAAATGGGTTGATATCTACCTTTATACCAACTGACTTAGCGATAACATTAGCAAAAATAATCGCTTTTATACCGTCTTAGTAGGTAGGTCATGGCTCGAAGATCTAAAAAAATCAAATCAACTGGTTGAGAAGTTCTCCGCTATTGGTTCTCTCATATTACTTATTGCAGCGTGGTGGTTTGGCGGTGCAGAAATATCTCAACGTCAGATAACCATGCTGGATTCACTGACAGAGGAAAATCAACAACTTGTCCGGTTCGATAAAGATATTTATCAGATTGTTGAAAACAACGAACAGAAGGCATGGTTAGCCGTAGGCTCTGGTGTCGGTTACGGTGGCGAGGTAAATATTGCTGTTCGTATGG
The DNA window shown above is from Vibrio algarum and carries:
- a CDS encoding efflux RND transporter periplasmic adaptor subunit, which gives rise to MNKLSHLIICSVSAVSLIGCNQAQVTANNAPEYRTLQVVQLQNPNALMTKTFNGTVYSHEQAGLAFRVPGTIDQILVKTGQEVVKGQLIARLDPHDYQVTLEELQARKLEALSAHKLANSELRRVKQATKDDAIASVNLDRAISGYERSLSAIKVVDKNIQRANDMLKYTELRAAFDGVVASIEFEQYEQALPGIPVITLQDNKQLEVEVDVPENLIELFKIGQHGSVSWYDSSEFLDARVIEISPMPHLIKQTYAVTYALDYQNESVFPGKSVTVRTQNGDSDASYCVPYSAIVGQKETMFVNLVREEKVAQIPVELTSLDAYQACITGAMNSGDYVVVSGSNYLRDGDSASKLTIRNQ
- a CDS encoding efflux RND transporter permease subunit, whose protein sequence is MFNLAEFAIRQRTFVLIFTVISIVAGIYSYFDLGKLEDPSFTVKTAVVVTLYPGASAQEVEAQVTDTIETKLQEMGELNRLRSLSRPGMSMVFVDIKESLNSKELPQQWDLLRRKVEDVKLTLPSTAQISIVQDEFSEVYGMLFAIHSHDAKPEELREYGEELQRQIKSVTGIKKVELHGVQPRTVYIDMPDERLSQYGLSLAQVWSQLNSQNMTFEAGKFDVGTERIRVNQSSEFQSLEDIRNLVIKGGVSNFGSSIIRLGDIADVTMGYKTPALVENRFNGVPSVTLAVSPGQGINVVSLGDTITTIIDTYQASLPLGVEITKVAFQPEEVQKSIDNFVGNLLESVGIVFIVLLIFMGFKSAAIVGGSLLLTILLTLIYMNVVDISLHRVSLGTFILALGMLVDNAIVVTDMIIAKLNKGLERTQAAIEAVKETATPLLGATIIAIMGASPVLFSKTDAAEFAGSVFYIIASSLLLSWLVAVTFTALMCWIFIKPSKQTSSNKSSLYKKWISWTVDHPVKALSALIPLIAVTAIAVPSVAINFIPQSDRPIVFLDYWLPNGAKIEQTSSDMKKIEEWLLEQPEVESISSSIGASVPRFSVTVEPEPLDTAYGQVLINVQNYHAISTLVERGDKWLSEQFSDAEPRFRGLKLATSDKYSVEARFSGPDVNVLHDLADQAKAIMATDPGSKYVRDDWRQQSKVIKPLVNQEKARRAGINRADIAFAMKRASNGMPLGQMNLNDELIPIQLRSSDQSMSSLETLPVKSLLGLHTVPLGQVVDGFELSTEETMIWRRDRVKTITAQAGVDRSTTPANVRNAVLEQIEAIELPPGYSMEWGGEYYDEYKAVSDIMNQLPKALLIMVVILVYMFNGFKQPVIILATIPLAATGATFALLGFSKPFGFMALIGAITLMGMIIKNGIVLIDQIELERANGKSLSEAIKEATINRTLAISMGALTTAFGMIPLLSDLLFDQMAATIIGGLAAATVLSLFVMPAFYKLAYKEKAADPDSQARESSVPETQQV
- a CDS encoding LysR family transcriptional regulator; amino-acid sequence: MKVSDLKLFIKVVELGSFTAAANALDLPRANVSRRINDLESTLRTPLFHRTTRSLSLTNQGESYYLDLLKAVEMIDSANQALIHNADTIKGKVKLGLVSETHDILQPILFSFLDRYPDVELDVRVISNGFIDMHNQGLDISFHGGELIDSDLVARKLIQLDRCLVTSQSYIDKFGQPSCVEELTNHHAICLRWPTGEVDKRWHFEHTSITVNSKLVSNSVAFLKSATISGRGIAFLPKILVADEIADGRLVQILSQSSVIEEHGYILYNQPKTLNLATKTLIDYLLEEVPKNY
- a CDS encoding DUF3187 family protein, which codes for MNKLLLTLIVVACFNAYANQPLYSYAQSPLHSNVLSLQLRDANPQPIGSFELKTAYTQASIWAETNEFMFDYYQNSVDLALSYQVNTIWKSEVAFKRIKAKDNGLDELTKNFHDLFGIGHNGRDEVPQDRFYLSIPNESIEISDFKGETLTRSISSYNELSLYQSNPLSISAGATLYYNDVHDGPFARTSFEQGIQLNTRYSASVYHLYSSLGLVHRNSDVSETVLVDSAGFVSVGYQYDFNNVHSLLVESHNYKGWATSNTTFAEPSNEVLLGYRYRQSNTAVEAFMTENVRNMDNSTDIAFTIVIRVRL